A section of the Sedimentisphaera cyanobacteriorum genome encodes:
- a CDS encoding electron transfer flavoprotein-ubiquinone oxidoreductase — MNKFADYKTVDVLVVGAGVAGLTAAAAAKSLCPDKSVCVIDKASGPGRHNLSGGTFDPSSLYEFLNLAFPNWQDNEKISKFLSRRVVNEQFFMLSSKSRAFRITPHLKLAKALKLSAGKMLSEGETIISVSKLVRVVEAMAVEKGVEIYYNFPADFVDFDHKTARAKGVRLADKGLDEGGIKQMNYTPGELINAENVILAEGADGYVTEQFIAHSELERNQPQIYSLGVKEVIEVSPEQYKAIGSSNVLRFAGYPLWKPFSSPSIFGGGALYPLGSRRIAVVLISALDWKYKDYSPYEAFCLFKKHPKVARYIDGGRVLEAGAKLIPEGGFHSIPRDKVRSTYAGTSNVLLTGDCAGFVNMHRMRGLSNAVLTGLQAGKAVSMKEKNGGSLAKNYSNMLEFSGLIDQMKRAAKFRQIISKFGVTLGLGLGNIDFMLPLFNIRQDNKREMTESYPFSGKGLFDQADFVKHTGVQHRENQQPHLVIKDVDICKWECARKYDCPCLKFCPGQVYEKMQEHVGPVNTSNCLHCKTCQRKCPYSNIEWTVPEAGGPMYTDM; from the coding sequence AAACCGTTGACGTGCTTGTGGTTGGTGCCGGAGTTGCTGGGCTCACCGCAGCAGCGGCAGCAAAGTCTCTATGCCCTGATAAAAGTGTTTGCGTGATAGACAAGGCCTCCGGCCCTGGCAGACACAACCTTTCCGGCGGGACATTCGATCCTTCCTCGCTCTATGAATTTTTGAATTTGGCCTTTCCTAACTGGCAGGATAATGAAAAGATATCCAAATTTTTGAGCAGACGGGTTGTTAACGAGCAGTTTTTTATGCTTTCCTCAAAATCGAGGGCATTCCGGATAACCCCGCACTTAAAGCTTGCTAAAGCACTCAAACTTTCAGCCGGCAAGATGCTTTCTGAGGGAGAAACGATAATTTCTGTTTCCAAATTAGTAAGAGTTGTGGAGGCGATGGCTGTTGAAAAGGGTGTTGAGATATACTACAATTTCCCAGCCGATTTTGTAGATTTCGACCATAAAACCGCCCGCGCAAAAGGCGTTCGCCTCGCAGACAAAGGGCTTGATGAGGGCGGAATAAAGCAGATGAATTACACACCGGGCGAGCTGATTAACGCAGAGAATGTGATTCTTGCAGAGGGTGCAGACGGATATGTTACAGAGCAGTTCATTGCCCATTCCGAGCTTGAAAGAAATCAGCCGCAAATTTATTCGCTTGGTGTTAAAGAGGTGATTGAAGTTAGTCCGGAGCAGTATAAGGCGATTGGCAGCTCAAATGTCCTTCGTTTTGCCGGATACCCGCTCTGGAAGCCGTTTTCAAGCCCTTCCATTTTCGGTGGCGGGGCCCTCTACCCGCTTGGAAGCCGCAGGATAGCGGTTGTTCTTATCTCAGCTCTAGACTGGAAATACAAGGATTACAGCCCTTATGAGGCCTTCTGTCTGTTTAAGAAGCATCCGAAGGTAGCTCGCTATATAGATGGGGGCAGGGTTCTTGAGGCAGGGGCAAAGCTTATCCCTGAAGGCGGGTTTCATTCCATACCTCGCGATAAGGTTCGCTCCACTTACGCAGGTACTTCAAATGTCCTGCTTACCGGCGACTGCGCGGGCTTTGTTAATATGCACAGGATGAGGGGGCTCTCGAACGCCGTTCTTACCGGCCTCCAGGCGGGCAAGGCGGTGAGTATGAAAGAGAAAAACGGCGGGTCTCTTGCGAAGAATTATTCTAATATGCTTGAGTTTTCAGGCCTGATAGACCAGATGAAAAGGGCAGCAAAGTTTCGGCAGATTATTTCAAAATTCGGAGTTACCTTAGGTCTCGGCCTTGGAAATATTGACTTTATGCTGCCTTTGTTTAACATTCGTCAAGACAATAAACGTGAAATGACAGAATCTTACCCGTTTTCAGGGAAAGGGTTGTTCGATCAGGCTGATTTCGTAAAGCATACCGGGGTTCAGCACCGTGAGAATCAGCAGCCCCATCTTGTAATAAAAGATGTTGATATATGCAAGTGGGAGTGTGCGAGGAAATACGACTGCCCCTGCCTGAAGTTTTGTCCGGGTCAGGTTTATGAAAAGATGCAGGAACATGTTGGGCCGGTAAATACTTCAAATTGCCTGCACTGTAAAACATGTCAGAGGAAATGTCCGTATAGCAACATTGAATGGACGGTTCCCGAAGCAGGGGGGCCGATGTACACGGATATGTAA